The sequence below is a genomic window from Sorangiineae bacterium MSr12523.
GCCTATGAACCTACGTACATTTGCACGCATATCGATATGGGCAAGCATGCTCGGAGTGAGCTTCGTTGGATGTTCGGGCTCGAATGCCGAACCCGACGAATCCAATGAACCCGGTACGCGAACCCAAGCCGCCCTCACGGAGGAGACCCCGTTCACCAATCCATTGCGGATCCCGCCGGTGATGGCACGCTCGAGCACCGCGGGCGCGGCCGCCGCGACGCTGGCGGCTTACAACCTCACGATCAAGACGGGCACTGCGCAAATGAGGACGGGGAATCCGACCCCCATCGTGGGCTTCGATGGCATCTTTCCGGGTCCCACCCTCGTCGTGGAAAGGGGCGAAACGACGACGGTCACGCAAACCAACGCGTGGACCGAAAATGTCACGATCCACAACCATGGCCACAAAGTCGCCGCCGAGAGCGATGGCCACCCCGTCGATTACATCACCCCGGGCTCGTCGAAGGTCTACACCTATCCCAACGACCAACCTGCGGGCACGTTTTGGTACCACGACCACACCATGGATCTGACCGGCGCGCACGTCTACAACGGACTTGCCGGATTCTACATTATCCACGATGCCGCCGAGGATGCGCTCAACCTACCCTCTGGCAACTACGACATCCCCTTGCTGCTTCAAGACAAGCAATTCAACGCGGACAATACGCTCACCTACACCAGCCAAGTCGGCGGTTTTCTCGGCAACACGCCCGTGGTCAACGGCGTGGCCAATGCCGTCCACAACGTGGCCAACCGCAAATACCGTCTTCGCTTGTTGAATGGTTCGGATGTTCGCCTGTGGAATCTACAGCTCCGCGCCGGAACGACGCCCCAGACGTTCCAGGTCATCTCGTCCGATGGCGGGCTGCTGCAGGCACCGGTGAGCACCACGAGCCTGTCGATTGCCCCGGGCGAGCGTTACGACATCGTCGTCGATTTCGCGCCGCACGCCGTGGGCACCTCGCTGTCCTTGTTCAATACGGATGCCACGGCCCCGGCCATCTCGACACTGATGCAGTTCACGGTGGATCGCACCGAAACGGACACGAGCGCGGTACCGAGTGCCCTGGCGTCGATTAGGCGTTACACCGAGGCCGAGTCGACCGGGTCGGCCAATATTACGCTGGCGTTCGCGAATGGGAATTGGCAGCTCAATGGCCTAACCTACGATCCGGCGCGCATCGACATCACATCCCCGAGCAACGCCGTCCGCATCTGGACATTGACCAACAACTCGGGCGCCATGCATCCTTTCCACAAGCACCTGGTGGAATTCAATGTCCTCGATATCAATGGCCAACCACCGCCCGCCCATGAAAACGGCCTCAAGGACACCATCCAGGTCCCCGGCCGGGGCACCGTGCGAATCATCTTCAAGAACGAAGGGTTCACCGGAACCTACGTCTTTCACTGCCACCGGCTCGGGCACGAAGACCACCGCATGATGCTCCAGGAGAGCGTCACGCCGTAGTCGCCCTTGCAGCCACTCGCGACGTCGCGACCACGGATTGGCTTATTTTCCGCCATGTCGATGGCGCCTTGTTCGTAGACCTTGCATTTCGAGACACTTGGATCGAAGGGATGGCGGTCGAACGCCATGACCCTTCGATTCTTTGTCGCCTTCCTCGTGTGCCTCTCTCTTTCCGCCGTCGGATGCATGCCCGAGGCACCGGCCGAATCCCCTGCCGATGCTCCCGAGGCCGAGTCCGCGCCGGCGCCCCCCGTCCGCTCGTTGGATCGGTGGAACCTCGGGCAGGGAAATGTCCAGGGTCACCCCACGATTTTGCGCGTTCGAACGGGCCTCGCCCGGGTCGCCGGCGACGAGAATTACCCCACGCGCGTCGAAATCGTGGCCGACTTCCTCGACCCGCGAGACGACGGCATGCCGCAGCCGGATGACGCCCGCGCACTCGGCCCCATCGAGGACGAGATCGTCAAGCAGTTCGACATCCGAAACGAGGGCCTGCTCGCCGCCGTGATCACCGGCAATGGCGCGCGAACGTACATCCTCATGTCCAAACGAAGCAACGTGGACGCCGCGTTCGCCGCCGTGAAAGTGCATGCCGGCGGTCACGAACTGCACCTTCGCGTCGAGGCCGATCCTGCGTGGAAGCGATTCCTCGAGCTCGATGCGGCGTTGCGGCAACGCTGACTGTCGCCCCCGTTTGCGCTCCTCGGTCTAACATGCGGGGCTGCGCGAATGACCTCGAAGAAGATCGACGACCTCGACATCGACCTGCTGCTTGCGCTGAATGCGCTGCTCGATAGCCAGAACGTGACGCAGGCTGCGCGCAAGCTCGGCATTACGCAGCCGGCGCTTTCGGCAAGGCTGGGAAGGCTGAGGGCACTGTTCGATGATCGGCTGTTCGTCGCGGGTGCGGCGGGGCGCGGGGTCGTCCCGACGCCGCGGGCCCTCGAATT
It includes:
- a CDS encoding multicopper oxidase domain-containing protein translates to MNLRTFARISIWASMLGVSFVGCSGSNAEPDESNEPGTRTQAALTEETPFTNPLRIPPVMARSSTAGAAAATLAAYNLTIKTGTAQMRTGNPTPIVGFDGIFPGPTLVVERGETTTVTQTNAWTENVTIHNHGHKVAAESDGHPVDYITPGSSKVYTYPNDQPAGTFWYHDHTMDLTGAHVYNGLAGFYIIHDAAEDALNLPSGNYDIPLLLQDKQFNADNTLTYTSQVGGFLGNTPVVNGVANAVHNVANRKYRLRLLNGSDVRLWNLQLRAGTTPQTFQVISSDGGLLQAPVSTTSLSIAPGERYDIVVDFAPHAVGTSLSLFNTDATAPAISTLMQFTVDRTETDTSAVPSALASIRRYTEAESTGSANITLAFANGNWQLNGLTYDPARIDITSPSNAVRIWTLTNNSGAMHPFHKHLVEFNVLDINGQPPPAHENGLKDTIQVPGRGTVRIIFKNEGFTGTYVFHCHRLGHEDHRMMLQESVTP
- a CDS encoding DUF695 domain-containing protein, producing the protein MTLRFFVAFLVCLSLSAVGCMPEAPAESPADAPEAESAPAPPVRSLDRWNLGQGNVQGHPTILRVRTGLARVAGDENYPTRVEIVADFLDPRDDGMPQPDDARALGPIEDEIVKQFDIRNEGLLAAVITGNGARTYILMSKRSNVDAAFAAVKVHAGGHELHLRVEADPAWKRFLELDAALRQR